A window from Leptospira meyeri encodes these proteins:
- a CDS encoding xylulokinase, producing the protein MESGYILTYDIGTTGVKTCLFRMSEALELVQSATKEYSIHLLDNGGAEQNAEDWWSSMKDTTTEILSLSKIQPDSIQGISFCSQMQGLVLVDSKFQVVRPAMSYMDQRASNEMKKGIVHGFKIEGINAIKLMLSLWFTGAVAASVKDPIWKYKWVEKNEPEIFSKVKWWFDVKEYLIARSTNEAVMTRDSAFATFLYNSREGKGNWSPLLCKLFGVRLDHLPKIVNSSDRVGGLTKEAADFLGLKENISVFGGGGDASLIGVGAGAVSEGDTHIYAGTSGWISTVTKKRTVDIGARIASIVGAREGYYNYFGEQETSGKCLQWVRDHLALDEIDLYLEKKKITDGPDAVYESLFEFMFDSIKDTEPGSHGVIFTPWLHGNRCPFEDPKARGIFFNISLHTGKRTLIRAVVEGILFHKRWILELSHRKIPTSNTIRFVGGVARSAFICQLLADITGKTIERVVHPENVGAMGAAAIVAFGIGKIQKFEEIKSMIPIQDRWTPNQNHKAIYDKNFKVFQNLYKVNQNNFAILNT; encoded by the coding sequence ATGGAATCTGGATATATACTGACTTATGATATTGGCACAACCGGAGTCAAAACCTGTCTCTTTCGGATGTCTGAAGCTCTGGAACTCGTTCAATCAGCTACAAAGGAATATTCAATCCATCTTCTAGACAATGGGGGAGCGGAACAAAATGCAGAGGATTGGTGGTCCTCGATGAAGGATACCACAACAGAGATTTTATCCCTATCCAAAATCCAGCCAGATTCCATCCAAGGAATTTCTTTTTGTTCCCAAATGCAAGGTTTAGTTCTTGTGGATTCAAAGTTTCAAGTGGTCCGACCAGCGATGAGTTATATGGACCAACGAGCGTCCAATGAAATGAAAAAGGGGATCGTACACGGATTTAAAATTGAAGGTATCAATGCCATTAAACTCATGTTATCTCTTTGGTTCACTGGAGCGGTTGCTGCCAGTGTGAAAGATCCTATTTGGAAATACAAATGGGTCGAAAAAAATGAACCAGAAATTTTTTCGAAAGTAAAGTGGTGGTTTGATGTAAAAGAATATCTAATTGCGCGCTCTACAAACGAAGCCGTGATGACTAGAGATTCAGCCTTCGCTACTTTTTTATATAACTCAAGGGAAGGGAAAGGAAACTGGAGTCCTCTTTTATGTAAGTTATTCGGTGTTCGTTTAGATCATTTACCAAAGATTGTGAATTCTTCTGATCGTGTGGGAGGGTTGACAAAAGAAGCCGCAGATTTTTTGGGACTAAAGGAAAACATATCAGTGTTTGGTGGTGGTGGTGATGCTTCTCTCATTGGAGTCGGAGCCGGTGCTGTCAGCGAAGGAGACACTCATATCTATGCGGGGACTTCTGGCTGGATTTCAACAGTGACTAAAAAGAGAACGGTTGATATCGGAGCAAGGATTGCTTCCATCGTTGGCGCCAGAGAAGGATATTATAATTATTTTGGAGAACAAGAAACATCTGGTAAATGTTTGCAATGGGTGAGAGACCATTTGGCCTTAGATGAAATTGATTTATATTTAGAAAAAAAGAAAATTACTGATGGTCCTGATGCCGTGTATGAAAGTTTATTCGAATTTATGTTTGATTCAATCAAAGATACCGAACCTGGATCTCATGGAGTGATTTTTACACCCTGGCTTCATGGGAACCGCTGTCCTTTTGAAGATCCAAAAGCAAGAGGGATATTCTTTAACATCAGTTTGCACACAGGAAAAAGAACTCTTATCCGTGCTGTTGTGGAAGGAATCCTTTTCCATAAACGTTGGATTTTGGAATTATCTCATCGTAAGATTCCCACTTCCAATACAATTCGTTTTGTGGGTGGTGTGGCAAGGTCTGCTTTTATCTGTCAGTTGTTAGCTGATATCACGGGAAAAACCATTGAAAGGGTGGTTCATCCGGAAAACGTTGGTGCGATGGGAGCTGCTGCCATTGTTGCTTTTGGAATTGGAAAAATTCAAAAATTTGAAGAGATCAAGTCAATGATTCCCATCCAAGACAGATGGACTCCCAATCAAAACCATAAAGCGATTTACGATAAAAACTTTAAGGTGTTTCAAAACCTATACAAAGTGAACCAAAACAATTTTGCAATTTTAAATACATAA
- a CDS encoding MFS transporter, protein MSQNLPKLYPYRWVVLFAYIVITATICLQWLTFAPIARDAKEFYHVSPLQIDLLSLVFLGVFVFIAIPASYVIDTYGIKKGVGFGAILTGVCGLLKGVYAADYTIVLVCQIGLAIAQPFLLNAVTKISVLWFPIQERATAVALGTLAQFLGIILVMILTPILLQSGNSIPGVMMIYGFVSLGSAILFLLLIKEKPPTSPSTHGEDHELPFLEGLRFLWKQKDMRKILFLFLIGLGVFNAVSTCIDQICEIKGLNIDESGLVGGVMLISGIIGGIVIPPLSDKLQKRKLFLIIAMAGFLVGLSLFTLFQGFIFLLIGSVVIGFFLLGIGAPIGFQYCAEITSPAPESTSQGLLLLVGQVSGILFILGLNFFGMISFLYILLILSVINFVTVFWLKESPFMES, encoded by the coding sequence ATGAGCCAAAACCTTCCGAAATTATACCCATACCGCTGGGTTGTCCTTTTCGCCTACATCGTCATCACTGCTACCATCTGCCTGCAATGGCTGACTTTTGCACCCATTGCCCGGGACGCCAAAGAATTTTACCACGTAAGCCCTTTGCAGATAGATTTACTTTCTCTTGTATTCCTCGGAGTTTTTGTCTTCATTGCAATTCCTGCATCCTACGTGATAGATACCTATGGGATCAAAAAAGGAGTGGGTTTTGGCGCCATACTAACGGGCGTTTGCGGGTTACTCAAAGGGGTTTATGCCGCAGACTATACAATTGTCCTCGTTTGCCAAATTGGTTTGGCCATTGCCCAACCGTTTTTGTTAAACGCAGTCACGAAGATTAGTGTTTTGTGGTTTCCCATCCAAGAAAGGGCCACCGCCGTAGCACTCGGAACCCTGGCTCAATTTTTAGGAATCATACTTGTGATGATCCTAACTCCCATCTTACTCCAATCAGGAAATTCTATCCCAGGTGTGATGATGATTTACGGTTTTGTTTCTCTAGGTTCGGCTATTCTTTTCCTTTTGCTAATCAAAGAAAAACCGCCAACTTCTCCGAGTACTCACGGAGAAGACCACGAACTTCCCTTCTTGGAAGGACTTCGTTTTTTATGGAAACAGAAGGATATGAGAAAAATTCTGTTTTTGTTTCTCATTGGACTTGGAGTCTTCAATGCAGTTAGCACATGTATTGATCAAATTTGTGAAATCAAGGGACTCAATATCGACGAATCGGGGCTAGTTGGTGGAGTGATGCTCATTTCGGGAATCATTGGTGGGATCGTCATTCCTCCGTTATCTGATAAACTACAAAAGAGAAAACTTTTTCTCATCATTGCTATGGCTGGATTTTTAGTGGGGCTTAGTTTATTTACCTTATTCCAAGGTTTTATTTTTTTACTCATCGGTTCTGTGGTCATTGGTTTTTTTCTCCTAGGAATTGGAGCACCGATTGGATTTCAATATTGTGCAGAGATCACTTCTCCTGCACCAGAATCCACTTCCCAAGGATTGTTACTTCTCGTAGGACAAGTATCGGGAATTTTATTTATCTTAGGATTAAATTTCTTTGGAATGATATCGTTTCTTTATATCCTTCTCATCTTATCCGTTATCAATTTTGTGACGGTATTTTGGTTAAAAGAATCACCGTTTATGGAGAGTTAA
- a CDS encoding DUF7000 family protein — protein MKKDFNDYVNSYKEQLQIGDIQEAYAGIVKYVTKLGTNLSKNLSKSYSFGSLFQGYMDYTYFYYSNKFLKDRKLKMGFVLNHPKMQFEVWLLGQTIPIQERYWEYFKNTKWNKNRTTKPQYSILETVLIEKPNFNDLDKLSAQIEKSIVQVTAEIIQDIKASKLK, from the coding sequence ATGAAGAAAGACTTTAATGATTATGTAAATTCATACAAGGAACAACTCCAAATAGGGGATATCCAAGAGGCTTATGCAGGTATTGTGAAATACGTAACAAAACTTGGCACAAATTTATCCAAAAATCTTTCTAAAAGTTATTCCTTCGGAAGCCTTTTTCAAGGTTATATGGACTATACATATTTCTATTACTCTAACAAGTTCCTGAAAGATAGAAAATTAAAAATGGGATTTGTTTTAAACCATCCAAAAATGCAATTTGAAGTTTGGCTTTTGGGTCAAACTATTCCCATCCAAGAAAGATATTGGGAGTATTTTAAAAATACAAAGTGGAACAAAAATAGAACGACCAAACCACAGTATTCTATACTTGAGACTGTTCTCATTGAAAAACCCAATTTTAATGATTTGGATAAACTTTCCGCTCAAATTGAAAAGAGTATAGTTCAGGTGACAGCGGAAATTATCCAAGACATTAAAGCTAGTAAGCTGAAATGA
- a CDS encoding HAD-IA family hydrolase, translating to MIKAILFDYDDTLVQTRKTRYQTIYKLSDELFKTKITEKEIDEAWGLPAEKFLLKLFGRFSSDIHYLWSVYLEFSKKDLNIPHIHAFDFINKYQNSFKFGIVTSSSEKVVFRELNELQIDTNLFLQIQTSDHTSVHKPNPKVFEPIFGLLKNKKINKDEVIYIGDSPADYESASKFGFQFLGIAHDNRHVDYFQRGKIPFVKSFFELENDLMNKERFA from the coding sequence ATGATAAAAGCGATTCTTTTTGATTACGATGACACCTTAGTCCAGACAAGAAAAACTCGTTACCAAACAATTTATAAATTATCTGACGAACTCTTTAAAACGAAAATCACTGAAAAAGAAATCGATGAAGCTTGGGGACTTCCCGCTGAAAAATTTTTATTAAAACTATTCGGACGATTTTCTTCGGACATCCATTATCTTTGGTCTGTTTATTTAGAATTTTCAAAGAAAGATTTAAACATCCCTCATATTCATGCTTTTGATTTTATCAACAAATACCAAAACTCCTTCAAATTTGGAATCGTCACTTCCTCTAGTGAAAAAGTAGTTTTTCGTGAATTGAATGAACTTCAAATCGATACAAATTTATTTTTACAGATTCAAACATCTGATCATACATCTGTTCACAAACCAAATCCAAAAGTTTTTGAACCAATTTTTGGATTATTAAAAAATAAAAAAATCAATAAGGACGAAGTGATTTATATAGGTGATTCCCCTGCTGATTACGAGTCTGCGAGCAAGTTTGGATTTCAGTTTCTTGGGATAGCACATGACAATCGACATGTCGATTATTTTCAAAGAGGAAAGATCCCATTCGTAAAGAGTTTTTTCGAATTAGAAAATGATTTGATGAACAAAGAAAGATTTGCATAA
- a CDS encoding TetR/AcrR family transcriptional regulator, whose product MVTKHFNDSFERISEEKRNRILSTAIAEFANRGFTSANTNTIAQKAGISVGSLYKYFETKEDFFLTVVDHGITQLEKTLESVLSMDLDLFGKIEKIIRIIQTHSRINQDIIRLYNEMTTESNYELITRLSGELESLSAKCYIEMINLAKKEGTISSEVDSNLSAFLLDNIFMTLQFSYSTVYYKERMKIYLGEDVFDKDEEVVAGVMKVIRRALGG is encoded by the coding sequence ATGGTAACGAAGCATTTTAATGATAGTTTTGAGCGGATTTCCGAAGAAAAGAGAAACCGAATTTTATCTACAGCCATCGCTGAATTTGCCAACCGGGGATTTACCAGTGCCAATACCAATACCATTGCCCAAAAAGCAGGAATCAGTGTCGGCTCTCTCTATAAATACTTTGAAACCAAAGAAGATTTTTTCCTTACCGTCGTGGACCATGGGATCACCCAGTTAGAAAAAACCTTAGAGTCCGTTCTCTCTATGGATTTGGATTTGTTTGGCAAAATTGAAAAGATCATTCGCATCATCCAAACTCACTCGCGGATCAACCAAGACATCATTCGCCTCTACAATGAAATGACAACAGAAAGTAATTATGAGCTCATCACTCGTTTGTCAGGTGAACTCGAATCTTTGTCTGCCAAATGTTATATTGAAATGATAAACCTTGCCAAAAAAGAAGGAACCATCAGTTCGGAAGTGGATAGTAATCTTTCTGCATTTTTATTAGATAATATCTTTATGACACTCCAGTTTTCTTATTCCACAGTATATTATAAAGAACGTATGAAAATATATTTGGGAGAAGATGTGTTTGATAAAGATGAAGAGGTTGTGGCAGGGGTCATGAAGGTAATTCGTAGGGCTTTAGGTGGGTAG
- a CDS encoding aspartate aminotransferase family protein produces MAQGFSMNEYPNVDQVYKDLRKLISLPIRSIRKDAMEDIIHNYFDKKCSKSKAMITKASEYIPGGVQHNLSFNHPFPLVFTKASGAYLYDLDGNKYIDFLQAGGPTVLGSNPTNVRKKVIELLDTTGPVTGLFHEYEYKLAEKIVELVPSVEMFRMLGSGTEACMASIRVARLATKKKNIVKMGGAYHGWSDQLAYGLRIPGTRHFEANGVPKSIFKYTQEFYPNDLNALESVLKRNRFRGGTAAVLIEPVGPESGTRPLDLNFNKGVRELCDQYGALLIFDEVVTAFRIGLSGAQGYFGVSPDLTIFGKVVAGGYPSAGGLGGKKEYMKYVSAGLQTGTKKALIGGTMAANPLSSAAGYFTLCEMEKTGALEKSGRAGDRLTKGLQKLIQKYDLPFVAFNQGSICHLETVGTMLLDINIKKFWTIKKTIAEAHKRKHAMEEMGAAYMSEGLVTLAGSRLYTSASDTDGVIDDALKRFDRVFQKVEGVA; encoded by the coding sequence ATGGCCCAAGGCTTTTCCATGAACGAATACCCAAACGTAGACCAAGTTTACAAAGACCTAAGGAAACTCATTTCCCTTCCCATCCGCTCCATCCGTAAAGACGCTATGGAGGACATTATCCACAATTACTTTGATAAAAAATGCAGTAAGTCCAAAGCCATGATCACAAAGGCTTCGGAATACATTCCTGGCGGTGTCCAACACAACCTATCTTTCAACCATCCCTTCCCTCTTGTGTTTACCAAAGCATCGGGAGCTTATCTTTATGATTTAGATGGAAACAAATACATCGATTTTTTACAAGCAGGTGGGCCGACGGTTCTTGGTAGCAATCCAACCAATGTGCGCAAAAAAGTGATCGAACTTCTCGATACAACGGGTCCTGTCACTGGTCTTTTTCATGAATACGAATATAAGTTAGCCGAAAAAATTGTAGAGTTAGTTCCTTCTGTTGAAATGTTTCGAATGCTCGGTTCTGGGACAGAAGCCTGTATGGCATCAATTCGTGTCGCAAGGCTTGCGACGAAGAAAAAAAACATAGTGAAGATGGGTGGAGCGTATCACGGTTGGAGTGACCAATTGGCTTATGGACTTCGGATCCCAGGCACAAGACATTTCGAAGCCAATGGAGTTCCTAAATCCATTTTCAAATACACTCAAGAATTTTATCCGAACGATTTGAACGCATTAGAGTCCGTACTCAAACGAAATCGATTTCGCGGTGGCACAGCGGCGGTTCTCATTGAACCAGTAGGACCGGAAAGTGGAACAAGACCTCTTGATTTGAACTTTAACAAAGGAGTGAGGGAACTTTGTGATCAGTATGGTGCCCTTCTGATTTTTGATGAAGTAGTGACCGCATTCCGGATTGGACTCAGTGGAGCCCAAGGGTATTTTGGTGTGAGTCCTGACCTTACGATTTTTGGTAAGGTAGTGGCTGGTGGATATCCATCTGCTGGCGGACTTGGTGGTAAAAAAGAATACATGAAGTATGTATCTGCAGGACTTCAAACAGGCACCAAAAAGGCGTTAATTGGTGGAACGATGGCGGCAAACCCACTTAGTTCTGCCGCTGGTTACTTTACTCTTTGTGAGATGGAAAAAACAGGAGCCCTTGAAAAATCAGGAAGAGCGGGTGACCGCCTAACCAAAGGATTACAAAAACTAATCCAAAAGTATGATCTTCCCTTTGTTGCTTTCAACCAAGGATCCATCTGCCATTTGGAAACCGTTGGTACAATGTTACTCGATATCAATATTAAGAAGTTCTGGACGATCAAAAAAACTATCGCAGAAGCCCATAAACGTAAACATGCGATGGAAGAGATGGGAGCGGCGTATATGTCAGAAGGACTAGTGACACTCGCAGGAAGTAGACTTTATACAAGCGCATCAGATACAGATGGCGTAATTGATGACGCCCTCAAACGATTTGATCGAGTGTTCCAAAAAGTAGAAGGTGTGGCCTAA
- a CDS encoding type II toxin-antitoxin system PemK/MazF family toxin, with amino-acid sequence MVIKQYEIYLINLDPTVGVEIKKSRPCIVISPDEMNKCIGTVMIAPLTTASKTYPTRVELAFQGKKGAIVLDQIRTVDKSRLVKKLGACDHKTIHKIKKVIKEMLVD; translated from the coding sequence ATGGTAATCAAACAATACGAAATCTATTTGATTAATTTAGATCCAACGGTTGGGGTTGAGATTAAAAAATCCAGGCCATGCATTGTGATTTCACCAGATGAAATGAACAAGTGTATTGGCACAGTGATGATTGCACCACTGACCACTGCATCAAAAACATATCCCACAAGAGTGGAGTTAGCGTTTCAGGGAAAAAAAGGAGCCATTGTTTTGGATCAAATTCGAACTGTCGATAAGTCCCGGTTGGTGAAAAAACTTGGGGCCTGTGATCACAAAACAATTCATAAAATCAAAAAAGTCATAAAAGAAATGTTAGTTGATTGA
- a CDS encoding AbrB/MazE/SpoVT family DNA-binding domain-containing protein, whose amino-acid sequence MKAVVIQIGNSKGIRIPKTVLAECQIEDEVDLLVEGNKIIITPFKNKPRMGWEDQFKAMAERKEDQLLIPDSIDLETKDWEW is encoded by the coding sequence ATGAAGGCCGTTGTTATACAAATTGGAAATTCAAAAGGAATCCGAATTCCTAAAACTGTTTTGGCAGAATGTCAGATTGAAGATGAAGTCGATCTACTCGTAGAGGGTAATAAAATCATCATCACTCCATTTAAAAACAAACCGCGAATGGGTTGGGAAGACCAATTCAAAGCGATGGCGGAAAGAAAAGAGGATCAGTTGCTCATTCCGGATTCCATTGATTTGGAAACAAAGGATTGGGAATGGTAA
- the fliF gene encoding flagellar basal-body MS-ring/collar protein FliF codes for MPEPLQKIIDNLKELFNKLDKTKKMILGGVLAVVVVAVIILSNVSSQRNRVVLFKDLDSKDFSEVTKKLDALGYSYGSSDTSLITVDPEQRQEIVTKLAQENLIPAGVTGWELFDIEKFTETQFDKDIKKYRALKGAIEKSLNTLRPIERSDVNIAIPEGDLFESNSYPVKASVILHFKPGVEGMSKKEIKGIVNLVARAVPKLKPENVSVADPDGKIISDFEEDLEKERLELRIVQEKLRIEEEERMKRLIDIRNTLRWYLGGEDRVDITRFEYSFNWDQESLTENEVLPVVAEEDNPDTPYNERKLVDGYSLKVSSKETKESFKGRGFTPDGPAGTEPNLPPGYKDTDYQKAEYSKDENINNHEFNKRVKDIKRQPWKIEKIGLSVVVDGVWERKEREDGMGYDRKYIPVAENDLKLVRKNLEAAIGYTRSRGDQISVITIPKDRTEQFRLEDEEFQKQRAIRNMVIASLVILILLILAILVYRAIKKEIARRRRLREEELAAQQQMMREAALRVMDEGGAEVELSLDEKLRRELLENAINLAKEKPEDVAQLLRTWLAEEEQT; via the coding sequence ATGCCTGAACCACTGCAAAAGATCATTGATAATCTCAAAGAGTTATTCAACAAACTCGATAAAACCAAAAAAATGATTTTGGGTGGTGTGCTCGCCGTTGTGGTGGTGGCAGTCATCATCCTATCCAATGTCTCGTCACAACGAAACCGAGTGGTTCTGTTTAAGGATTTGGATTCCAAAGACTTTTCTGAAGTTACAAAAAAACTAGATGCTCTCGGTTATTCTTATGGTTCAAGCGATACAAGTCTTATTACCGTTGATCCCGAACAAAGACAAGAGATCGTTACCAAACTCGCGCAAGAGAATTTGATTCCTGCAGGTGTCACCGGTTGGGAACTTTTTGATATTGAAAAATTCACAGAGACCCAATTCGACAAAGACATTAAAAAGTATAGAGCCCTCAAAGGAGCGATTGAAAAATCACTCAATACATTAAGACCCATCGAAAGATCTGATGTCAACATTGCCATCCCTGAAGGTGATCTTTTTGAGTCCAATTCCTATCCAGTAAAGGCAAGTGTCATCCTTCACTTCAAACCTGGTGTAGAAGGAATGAGTAAAAAAGAAATCAAAGGGATAGTCAACTTAGTCGCACGTGCGGTTCCGAAACTCAAACCAGAAAACGTAAGTGTTGCTGATCCTGATGGCAAAATCATCTCCGACTTTGAAGAAGATTTAGAAAAAGAAAGATTAGAACTTCGTATCGTCCAAGAAAAACTCCGAATCGAAGAAGAGGAACGAATGAAAAGACTCATCGACATTCGCAATACCCTTCGTTGGTATTTGGGTGGAGAAGATCGTGTTGATATCACTCGTTTTGAGTATTCTTTCAATTGGGACCAAGAGTCCTTAACAGAAAACGAAGTATTACCAGTTGTTGCTGAAGAAGATAATCCAGATACACCATATAATGAAAGAAAATTAGTGGATGGATATTCTTTAAAAGTATCTTCCAAAGAAACAAAAGAATCATTCAAAGGCCGTGGATTCACACCCGATGGCCCTGCTGGTACTGAACCGAACTTACCTCCAGGTTATAAAGACACGGATTACCAAAAAGCAGAATATTCAAAAGATGAAAATATCAATAACCACGAATTCAACAAACGTGTGAAAGATATCAAACGCCAACCTTGGAAAATAGAAAAGATCGGACTCTCTGTTGTAGTGGATGGTGTTTGGGAACGAAAAGAAAGAGAAGATGGAATGGGATATGACAGAAAATACATACCTGTTGCCGAAAATGATTTAAAACTAGTTCGTAAAAACTTAGAAGCAGCCATTGGATACACAAGATCGCGTGGAGACCAAATCAGTGTCATCACCATTCCGAAAGATAGAACCGAACAATTTCGTTTAGAAGATGAAGAGTTTCAAAAACAAAGAGCCATCCGTAATATGGTGATTGCTTCTCTTGTCATTTTGATTTTACTCATCCTTGCCATCTTAGTCTACCGTGCGATCAAAAAAGAAATCGCAAGAAGAAGAAGACTCAGAGAAGAAGAACTTGCGGCTCAACAACAAATGATGCGGGAAGCTGCACTACGCGTGATGGACGAAGGGGGGGCCGAAGTGGAACTCTCCCTCGACGAAAAACTCAGACGAGAGTTACTCGAAAACGCAATCAACTTGGCAAAAGAAAAGCCTGAGGATGTGGCTCAGTTGTTACGTACTTGGCTTGCCGAGGAAGAACAAACTTAA